From Planctomycetota bacterium:
CGGTGTGGCCGCATTTCGTGGCAAAGGGGCAAGACTTCCCTCAAAACCACGGTGTGGCACGGCCGGTCTTGCCCGGCCGTGCCTCGGCGCACGGCGGGACAAGGCCCGCCGTGCCACACGCAGATTTGAAAGCGGCTTCGACGCCGCCCGATGCAGCGCTGAAAGCGACCGAGGAACGTCGCCCGGCCGCGCCGGCCGACGCCGCCGTGTGCGCCCGGTGCGGCCAGAAGATTCCTTCGACGGCCCTGGCCTCGGGGGCGGCCGGGCCGCGCGCCGGTCGCCTGCTGTGCGCCGAGTGCCTGGCCCATCAGCCGCCTGACGTGGATGAAGTGGCGGCAGCACGGACGGGCGAGACAGGGACGTTGCTGTACGCGATGCTGAAGGAACTTCGCCGCATGGGCCGCATCCAGAGCCCCGAGAGCCTGCCCCTCGTTCGACTGTTTGCCTACGTGATCCAGGCCGTGGCGATCTTCGCCGCCGTATGGGGCCTCTTGAACCAGGACCGGCCGGGATTCATCCAGGCCGCCGTCTTCCTCCAACTGGTGGTGGTCACGCTTCTCGTGCTCGAGAGGAAATCATGACGCTGGCGGTGGCATTGCCGAACTGGGTCGGCGATGCCGTTATGGCCACGCCGGCCCTTCGCTCCCTTCGGGCGCGGTTCCCCGAGGATCGGATCGTGGCCGTCGTGCGGCCCTACGTGCGCCCCGTGCTGGACCCGAACCCGTGGACCGACGCGTTTCTCGAAGTGGAGCCTTCGACCGGCGGGCTCTGGGATGCCGTGCGGCGACTGAAGGCCGAGCGTGCCGAGATCGGCATCCTCCTGCCGAACAGTTTTCGAAGCGCGCTCGTGTTCTTTCTGGCCGGCGTCAAGCGGCGGATCGGCTACGCGCGCAGCGGCCGGGGGCTGATGCTGACGGACGGCGTGCCGGCGCCGAGGGAAGGCAAGCGGTTTCTCCCCGTGCCGCAGATCACATACTATCTGAGGCTGGTCGAGATTCTGGGGGCGCCGACGGCGGACCGCCGGATGGAATTGTTTCCGACGGAGGCCGACGAGGCCGCCGCCGAGGCCGCCTATGCGGCCGCGGGCCTCGAGGCCGGGCGCACGCTCCTCCTTTCCCCCGGTGCGGCCTTCGGGCCGTCGAAAGCCTGGCCCGTGCCTCACTGGGCGCACCTGGTCAAGGGAGCGCGGGAACGGTTCGGCCTGGAGTCGGCGATTCTGTGCGGCCCGTCGGACGCCGGGCTCGCGGCGGAAATCGTCGCGGCCGCCGACGGCCGATGCGCTGCGTTGCACGACAAGGGGATTGACCTGGCTTCGGCCCGGGCCGTGGTGCGGCGGGCGCGCGTCCTGGTGGCGATCGACAGCGGCCTGAGGCACTACGCGGCCGCGCTCGGGCGGCCGGTCGTGGCCCTCTTCGGACCCACGGACATTTGCTGGACCGAGACGTGGCACGCGAAGGAAGTTCGGCTCCAGGCGGTGCCGCCCTGCGGGCCGTGCCAGAAACCGGTTTGCCCCGTGGGAACCACCGAGTGCATGTGGAAGATCGCGCCCGAGGAAGTCCTCGACGCACTGGACGAAGCGCTGCGGCGCGATTGAGGGGAAGCGAGGCGGGATGCTGGACCGGCAAGAACTCGGCGCAATCCGCGACGGGCGCCGCTGCCCGGAGAACCTCGCTTCCATCGTCATCCCGCATTACCAGACGGAAGACCTGGTCCGGCTTTGCCTGCGCGCGATTCGGCGGCTGACGGACCATCCGTACGAGACGATCGTCGTGGACAACCACTCGCAGGACGGTTCGCTTGATTATCTGAGGCGCGTCGGATGGATTCGCCTGATGGAACGCGGGCCGGAAACGGAATCCGAGGCCGTCTTCGCCCACGCGACGGCGATGGACGTCGGCATGGCGGCCGCCCGAGGACGCTGGCTCGTCAGTTTCCACACCGACACGATCGCCCGGCGGGAAGGATGGCTCGGGGACCTGATTTCGCGCCTCGAGGCGAATCCTCGCGCCGCTGCTCTTGGTGCGGACAAACTCGAGTCTGCTGCCGGGTGGTACCAGGCAATGAAACGCCTGTGGGACGAACAGCGGATCAAAGCGTTCTTCCGCCGGCTCGTCGGAATGGCGCCGAAGGCGAAGCACCCGCCGACGCCCTGGTATCCCCGCTCGTATTGCGCGATCTACCGCCTGGACGTCGTGCGTCAACGGGGCCTCGACTTTCAGCCCGCACCGGGCCACCCGGCGGGCGAGTTGCTTTACCGGGGCCTCGAGGCCGCCGGTTACGAAGCCGTCAAACTCGACCCGGACGAAATGCACCAGTACGTGGAACACGTGGCCCACGCGACGGCGTTTCTGGCGCGCGGCGGCATCGGCCATTGGCGCGGGAACCAGAAGGTGCGAGGGGCGATGCGCCGACTTCTCGGGTCGGACCTCGCGAGGGAACTTCTGAGCGACGATTCGCTGGACCGGTGAGCAGATATGGCCTTGCTCGAAATCCATCCCGACGCCAGGGCGCTCCTGGAAGCCAACGGCCTGGCTTCCTTCGAGGCGCTGTTTGCCGCCGGCGACGCGGGCCTCGTGGATGGGCACCAGGAACGGAGCGTCTCTCGCGTCGAACTTCGCGCCGCGAGCGGCGAGCCGGTCGTCATTTACCTGAAGCGCCGCTGGGGCCGCGCCGCCGGCCGATCGTGGACGGACCTCCTGCGCCTGAAATGGCCGGCGTGCGCGACGGCGCGGGAATGGTCCAACATTCAGCGCCTCGCCGCCGCAGGAATCCCCGTGGCCGATCCGGTGGCCTGGGGGCGCGCCGCCGGCCCCGAAGGACCACGCACGCTCCTGGCCGTGCGGGAAGTGCGGGGCCTTTCGCTCGCCTCCTGGCTCGACCAGTTGACGCCGGGAGGGGCCGAACCCCATCCGCACTCCGTGGCGCAGGTCGCGGCGGCGGTCGGCAAGGCGGTTCGCCGGCTCCACGACGCCGGTTATTCGTTTCCCGACCTTTATGCCAAGCACGTGTTCCTCGAGGACGCGGGGGGCGAGGCGCCTCGCGTCGTCCTGATTGACGTCAGCCGTCTGCGACGTTACACGCCGCGGCGTGGCGCGGCAGACTTGGCCGCCCTCCACACGACCACGCAGGTCCCGCCCGTCCGCAAGGAGGACCGTCTGATCCTCCTTCGCGCGTACCTTGGCGACCGGGCGGCGGACGGCGACATTGAACGGCTTGCTCGCCGCATCAAGTCCCGGCTCGCCGGGACGCGGCGAATCGCCGGCCGGGGACGCGACCCCCACCTGATTCCCGCGCGCCGCGTCGCCCCTCCCGGGATGGTCCCTCTGGCGGAGGAACGGTTCTCGACGGTGGACGGCGGGCGCCTGCGCGTGAACGAGGCGTTCCGCCCCGCGCTCGAGGCCGCGGGCCTCTCGACGCTCGACGCGCTTAGGACCTTCGAGGGCGGCGAGACGTACCGCGTCGGGCCGGGGCGACGGACCGTGCGGGCCGAACTCGCG
This genomic window contains:
- the waaF gene encoding lipopolysaccharide heptosyltransferase II; this encodes MTLAVALPNWVGDAVMATPALRSLRARFPEDRIVAVVRPYVRPVLDPNPWTDAFLEVEPSTGGLWDAVRRLKAERAEIGILLPNSFRSALVFFLAGVKRRIGYARSGRGLMLTDGVPAPREGKRFLPVPQITYYLRLVEILGAPTADRRMELFPTEADEAAAEAAYAAAGLEAGRTLLLSPGAAFGPSKAWPVPHWAHLVKGARERFGLESAILCGPSDAGLAAEIVAAADGRCAALHDKGIDLASARAVVRRARVLVAIDSGLRHYAAALGRPVVALFGPTDICWTETWHAKEVRLQAVPPCGPCQKPVCPVGTTECMWKIAPEEVLDALDEALRRD
- a CDS encoding glycosyltransferase encodes the protein MLDRQELGAIRDGRRCPENLASIVIPHYQTEDLVRLCLRAIRRLTDHPYETIVVDNHSQDGSLDYLRRVGWIRLMERGPETESEAVFAHATAMDVGMAAARGRWLVSFHTDTIARREGWLGDLISRLEANPRAAALGADKLESAAGWYQAMKRLWDEQRIKAFFRRLVGMAPKAKHPPTPWYPRSYCAIYRLDVVRQRGLDFQPAPGHPAGELLYRGLEAAGYEAVKLDPDEMHQYVEHVAHATAFLARGGIGHWRGNQKVRGAMRRLLGSDLARELLSDDSLDR